The following are encoded together in the Drosophila biarmipes strain raj3 chromosome 3L, RU_DBia_V1.1, whole genome shotgun sequence genome:
- the LOC108029604 gene encoding RNA polymerase-associated protein CTR9 homolog produces the protein MSNCIEIPLQDTDEVIEVDPDQLPDCPEVLSILKQERAPLHVWVNVALAYYKQKKTEDFVTLLEESRSDDATRDYRDSDKDLMRALDMLAAHYVQEAYREKSKDKKRELFMKATNLYTSADKIIMYDQSHLLGRAYFCLLEGDKMDQADAQFNFVLNQSPSNIPSLLGKACIAFNRKDYRGAMAFYKKALRTNPNCPANVRIGMAHCFLKMGNPEKAKLAFERALQLDQQCVGALIGLAVLKLNQLEPESNKLGVQMLSKAYTIDNANPMVLNHLANHFFFKKDYQKVHHLALHAFHNTENEAMRAESCYQLARSFHAQSDYDQAFQYYYQSTQIAPANFVLPHYGLGQMYIYRGDTENAAQCFEKVLKIQPGNYETMKILGSLYAHSNSQTKRDMAKTHLKKVTEQFPEDIEAWIELAQILEQNDLQASLNAYGTASSILRDKAKYEIPAEIQNNVASLHYRLGNLKMAKDTLESALKHATSEMDKDVKYYESIQVTMKYNLARLNEAMSSYDVADKLYKEILKEHPNYIDCYLRLGCMARDKGLIFVASDFFKDALNINNDNPDARSLLGNLHLAKMQFALGQKNFETILKNPATSTDAYSLIALGNFSLQTLHQPSRDKEKERKHQEKALAIFKQVLRNDPRNIWATNGIGAVLAHKGCVIEARDIFAQVREATADFCDVWLNIAHVYVEQKQYISAIQMYENCMKKFYKHNNVEVMQYLARAYLRANKLVEAKAVLLKARRVAPQDTVLLFNIAVVLSRLAMAILKDEKSTLEVVLQAVHELELAQKYFQYLSVHGDKNRFNIEVAGIEANTCQDLLSQAQYHVGRARRIDEEERSLRRKQEEEREAFKVKVAEQRKRREEEAKTSRDQLLAKRQEYVEKTKNMLIIADSAPEKERKKGGGRGRKDDYISGTDSDNDGGGRREGERPTKKKSKAERKKGSGGRKRKTEKYESDSEEEPRASGKSGKKKGKKPKPVKEPKEKLTAKQRLKVLSKETISTSESESDGKGSKSRSRSRSRNRSGSRSGSGSGSGSERDDSRKRSRSRSGSRSGSGSGSGSDAGRKRSRSRSGSASGSDSDGATKRKRAKNRIESGGESDRSGSRGRSKSGSRSRSRSKSRSRSKSGSRSRSRSQSGSRSRSRSGSRSKSGSRSRSGSPEK, from the exons CCCCTGCAGGACACCGATGAG GTCATCGAGGTTGACCCGGATCAACTGCCCGACTGCCCGGAGGTGCTGAGCATTCTGAAGCAGGAGCGGGCGCCCCTGCATGTGTGGGTCAATGTGGCG CTGGCCTACTACAAGCAAAAGAAGACGGAGGACTTTGTCACGCTGCTGGAGGAGTCTCGCAGCGATGACGCCACCAGGGACTACCGCGACTCGGACAAGGACCTCATGCGCGCCCTGGACATGCTGGCCGCCCACTATGTCCAGGAGGCGTACCGCGAGAAGTCCAAGGACAAGAAGCGCGAGCTCTTCATGAAGGCCACCAACCTGTACACCAGTGCCGACAAGATCATCATGTACGACCAGAGCCATCTGCTGGGCAGGGCATACTTCTGTCTGCTGGAGGGCGACAAGATGGACCAGGCGGATGCCCAGTTCAACTTTGTGCTCAACCAGTCCCCCTCGAATATTCCCTCGCTGCTGGGCAAGGCCTGCATAGCCTTCAATCGCAAGGATTACCGCGGAGCCATGGCCTTCTACAAGAAGGCCTTGCGTACCAATCCGAATTGCCCGGCGAACGTGAGGATCGGCATGGCCCATTGTTTCCTCAAGATGGGCAATCCCGAGAAGGCCAAGCTGGCCTTCGAACGCGCCCTCCAGCTGGATCAGCAGTGTGTGGGCGCTTTGATTGGCCTGGCCGTGCTCAAGCTCAATCAACTGGAGCCGGAGTCGAACAAGCTGGGTGTCCAGATGCTCTCCAAGGCCTACACCATCGACAACGCCAATCCAATGGTGCTCAATCACCTGGCCAATCACTTTTTCTTCAAGAAGGACTATCAGAAGGTCCACCATCTGGCGCTGCACGCCTTCCACAACACTGAGAACGAGGCGATGCGGGCCGAGAGCTGTTACCAGCTTGCCAGGAGCTTCCACGCCCAGAGCGACTACGACCAGGCCTTCCAGTACTACTACCAGTCCACTCAGATTGCGCCGGCGAACTTTGTGCTGCCGCACTACGGGCTGGGTCAGATGTACATCTATCGGGGAGACACCGAGAAT GCCGCCCAGTGCTTCGAAAAGGTGCTGAAAATCCAGCCGGGCAACTATGAGACCATGAAGATCCTCGGATCGCTGTACGCGCACTCCAACTCGCAAACCAAGCGGGACATGGCCAAGACTCACCTTAAGAAGGTCACCGAACAATTCCCCGAGGACATTGAAGCCTGGATAGAACTGGCCCAGATCCTGGAGCAGAACGATCTGCAGGCCTCGCTGAATGCCTACGGCACTGCCTCTAGCATTCTGCGGGACAAAGCCAAGTATGAGATTCCTGCTGAGATTCAGAACAACGTGGCCTCGTTGCACTACCGCCTGGGCAACTTGAAGATGGCCAAGGACACGCTGGAGTCGGCCCTGAAGCACGCAACTTCCGAAATGGACAAGGATGTCAAGTACTACGAGTCAATTCAGGTCACCATGAAGTACAACCTGGCTCGCCTGAACGAGGCAATGAGTAGCTACGATGTGGCCGACAAGCTGTACAAGGAGATTCTCAAGGAGCACCCCAACTATATTGACTGCTACCTTCGGCTAGGTTGCATGGCCAGGGACAAGGGTCTCATTTTCGTGGCCTCCGATTTCTTCAAGGATGCTCTGAACATAAACAACGATAATCCGGATGCGAGATCGTTGCTGGGCAACCTTCACTTGGCCAAGATGCAGTTCGCTTTGGGACAGAAGAACTTTGAAACGATCCTCAAGAATCCGGCCACGTCCACGGACGCCTACTCGTTGATTGCCCTTGGAAACTTTTCCCTGCAGACACTTCATCAGCCGAGTAGGGACAAGGAGAAGGAGCGGAAGCACCAGGAGAAGGCTCTGGCCATATTCAAGCAGGTTCTCCGCAACGACCCCCGGAACATTTGGGCCACCAATGGGATCGGAGCCGTGCTGGCCCATAAGGGATGTGTGATCGAGGCGCGGGATATCTTCGCCCAGGTGCGCGAGGCCACCGCCGACTTTTGCGACGTGTGGCTGAACATTGCGCACGTTTATGTGGAACAGAAGCAGTACATCAGTGCCATCCAGATGTACGAGAACTGCATGAAGAAGTTCTACAAGCACAACAACGTCGAGGTGATGCAATACCTGGCCAGAGCATATCTGCGGGCCAACAAGCTGGTCGAGGCCAAGGCGGTGCTTCTGAAAGCCCGCCGTGTTGCGCCCCAGGACACCGTGCTGCTCTTCAACATAGCCGTGGTGCTCTCCCGACTGGCCATGGCCATACTTAAGGATGAGAAATCCACGCTGGAAGTCGTCCTGCAGGCGGTCCACGAACTAGAGCTGGCTCAAAA GTACTTCCAATATCTGTCCGTGCATGGTGACAAGAACCGCTTCAACATCGAGGTGGCGGGAATCGAGGCCAACACCTGCCAGGATCTGCTCTCCCAGGCCCAATACCATGTGGGCCGCGCCAGGCGCATCGACGAGGAGGAGCGCTCGCTGCGCCGcaagcaggaggaggagcgtGAGGCCTTCAAGGTAAAGGTGGCCGAGCAGCGCAAGCGGCGCGAGGAGGAGGCCAAGACCTCCAGGGACCAGTTGCTGGCCAAGCGCCAGGAGTACGTGGAGAAGACCAAGAACATGCTCATCATCGCCGATTCGGCACCGGAAAAGGAGCGCAAGAAGGGCGGCGGGCGGGGGCGCAAGGATGACTACATCTCCGGCACCGATAGCGACAACGATGGAGGCGGTCGCCGCGAGGGAGAACGTCCCACGAAGAAGAAGAGCAAGGCGGAGCGCAAGAAAGGCAGCGGCGGACGGAAGCGCAAAACGGAGAAGTACGAGAGCGACAGCGAGGAGGAGCCGAGGGCCAGTGGCAAGTCGGGAAAGAAGAAGGGCAAGAAGCCCAAGCCGGTTAAGGAGCCCAAGGAGAAGCTCACGGCCAAGCAGCGCCTCAAGGTGCTGTCCAAGGAGACGATCTCCACCAGTGAGTCCGAATCGGATGGCAAGGGCAGCAAGAGCAGAAGTAGAAGCAGAAGTCGCAATCGCAGCGGCAGCCGGAGTGGCAGTGGCTctggcagcggcagcgagCGGGACGACAGCCGTAAGCGCAGCAGGAGTCGCAGTGGCAGCCGGAGTGGCAGTGGCTCCGGAAGCGGCAGTGATGCTGGCCGCAAGCGCAGCAGGAGCCGCAGCGGCTCTGCATCCGGCAGTGATAGTGATGGCGCCACCAAGCGCAAGAGGGCCAAGAATCGCATCGAATCTGGCGGGGAATCGGACAGATCAGGCTCCCGTGGTCGCTCCAAGTCGGGCTCCCGCTCAAGATCGCGCTCGAAGTCCAGATCGCGCTCGAAATCCGGTTCTCGCTCGAGATCGCGCTCCCAGTCGGGATCCCGATCCCGCTCTCGCTCAGGCAGCCGCTCCAAATCGGGTTCTCGCAGTAGGTCAGGGTCTCCGGAAAAATAA